The following DNA comes from Suncus etruscus isolate mSunEtr1 chromosome 12, mSunEtr1.pri.cur, whole genome shotgun sequence.
ggcaatttctgagcacagagccaggagtaaaccctgagcgctgctgggtgtggcccagaaatcaatcaatcagtaataaaaaaaaataaaataaaaatagcaagaaataaaaacagagaccAAAGTTCACATGGGGTCCCATGGTTTGATGccaatatatggtccccagtaaggtccctgagtaccaccagagggACTCTAGAGCAAAGAACCAGAATCGGcgacctctgagcatcgctggtgcAGGGGAAGAAAACCCCTTTGGGGTGAGGAGGGCGGGCGCTCACCTGCTCTGGGCTCATGTAGAGCGGGGTCCCCGTTTCAGTGGTCCGACTGCTGTCATTCGTAAGGATTGTGACGAGTCCGAAGTCTCCAatctttatttgcttttcatCCACTAAAAATATGTTAGATGGCtatggaagggagagagaggagataaagagatagcgggagggagggagggaaagagggaggaagggaaggagggagggagagagggaaggggaggggaggagagggaagggaaaaaaagaaaagaaaagaaagtatcaaTTTTAcagccttgggcccggagagatagcacattggcgtttgccttgcaagcagccgacccaggaccaaaggtggttggttcgaatcccggtgtcccatagggtcccccatgcctgccaggagctatttctgagcagatagccaggaggaacccctgagcaccgccgggtgtggcccagaaaccaaaaaaaaaaaatttttacagccTTGTCACACATCCAAAGCATATTCACCCCAAAATTCCCATTCCAGGCACCCCAAAGAGAAAGTCATGTAATTTCTGGCCCCCTCAACCCCCTATCTTGGAGTCCAAAAGTGAGGCAGGATTTGGAAGCTGTCAGGGAGGAGGATGGGACGTGCCTGCCCCTGGACCAGCAGGTGGGACCCAGGgctatgttttgttttaggaccacaccaggcagtcctcaggggttactcctggctttgcactcagaaatcgcttctggaaggtGCACGCGCGcacgtgtgtttgtgtgtgtgtgtgtgtgtgtgtgtgtgtgccagttctcttccccccaccccaccttctattcttccttcctttttcttccttctttcttttcattccctcccttcctttctcctttctacttccttctttctctctcttcccctttccctctccccttttctctctctctctctcccctctctcctctctctctctctctctctctctctctctctctcacacacacacacacacacacacacacacacacacacaactccccGTTCTTGGGGTGATGAAATTATCCAGGCGAGAGTAGGGGGCTTCTTCTATGCCAGTGTCACGATCTGTGTAAGCCAGTTCCCTCAGCCCCCACCTGAGGCAGGCCAGGTCACTGGGAGCTGACAAACACAGAGCACTCTTGTCCTGTGGTCtttgtgttttgctttagtttggtttttaggacacaccagtggtgctcagggctaatgcCTAGTGCCTGAAGGGGTTCAGGAGTCCAGATGAGGTGCCCACTTTGCTCTGGCCCTCCCTGCCCtgtggggaaggaagaagaatgacAAGTGAAGTGGGTCTGGTTCCCCCAACAGTGTCCGCTCCGTCTGGTAAAGGTAAAGGGAGGTTGCAAAACACTTTGGAAAGGagcatcactctggacaagaactgggtgctgaaaggagggaaaacgAGGAAAGGATATGCATGATAGCCCTTCAGCAACTAtactgcaaaccagtgtctaaaaggaaaaaagggtaagagacagacagagacagagattctgcctagaggcaggcaggaaggaggtCGGAAAGGAAACTGGCAAGCCTGatgatgggaaatgtgccctggtgatgTTGGACACTGAgtgactgaaacttaatcttGAATATCTTTATATCTGTCTAAAAATAACCCAATATCAGCAACACATCTTCGGAGGAGGGGAGACCGATTTCTGGAGTCAATGAGTGTTTGCCTTGGCCTGCATGTTACCATGTTACCATGGCCTGCAGGAGGTCCAGGAAAGGGACGTACAATTCTGTAACTTGAATGAGAAAGACATGTGTATCTCTGAGCCAGCAAACATGCGTGGAAGCAGGAGGAAAGGGGGACCCAAAGCTAGTTCTGCACATGTTCATGCTATCTAGGACAGGAACGCTCTGTGAAGGGCCTAGAAAAGTCCAGATTCAGGACTCAATGGTTGTAAGTTTCTCGTGTACCAACAGATGAGgagacccaataaataaataaataaataagagtttttttttttttttaaattgaagccGAAAAGACAGATTTAGGACTATCAGTCAAACCCTGATGTCTTACTCACccatttattttgggtttttttgggtcacacccagcggtgctcaggggttactcctggctctgtcctcagaaatctctcctagcaggctcaggggaaccatatggggagccaggaattgaaccactgtccatcctaggtgggctacatgcaaggcaaacgccctatcactgtgctatctctccacctcaTCTCTTACTCACCTTAAGGTCTCTGTGAATGAAGTTCTGTTCATGGATGAAGTTGACACCTGTCACTATTTGTTCAAAGAAGTCCAATGCCAAGGCCTTGTCCAGGGCACAGCCTTTTCTACCATAAATCCACTCTTCCAGGTTCTTGCCACAATATTCCATCAGGATGAAAAGGCAGTCCACCTCCGATCTGTACAAAAGCCATAGCAAGCAGGAAGAAAGAACAGCAAGTGTTTGAAGAACAAGACCTTATCCTGCAGaggtttttaaactttttcttacATTCACTGTTGATTGTTACTGATAATATTTTGGGTGCAGGGtacaacctgcagtgctcaggcattatttactcctgactctgtgctcagaaatcactcctgacatgctcaggggatcctatgggaagtggggattgaacccaggttagccgtgttcaaggcaaacgccctccctgctatgctatcgctcaggggttactcctggctctgcactcagaagttgctcctggcaggctcaggggacgatatgggatactgggaattgaacctgggttcatcccggttgactgtgtacaaggcaaacaccctacgctgGCTCCAACTTTTTAACTTTCTGacagtaatttaatttaaaaaagagaaaaagaaatccttTTTTGATACCTTAAGTCACCTTCTTCGTCCAAATGATCATCAACCCCACACCAACAACTATGGTAGACAATAATATTCGGGTGACGAAGCTTGGCCAACGCCTTCACTTCACGCTCCACTTTCCTAGTCCGAAGAGAAAAGTGGGTCAGTCACACAGTAATACAGAAGTTCCTAAATAATTGAGAGACATGCTgccttctctccccctccccttagGGGCCTCTGCTCTCACACCCCCACTTCAGAAAGGATGTCACAGGGCCCCAGGAAAATGGAAACAGCATGAGACAATTAGTTgctcatcattaaagaaaaagcaggaggctggaaagatagcatgaaggtagagcatggaggtaacccaaaaacaagaaagaaaagaaagaaagaaagaaaggaaggaagaaggaaggaaggaagaaggaggaaggaaggaagaaagaaagaaagaaagaaagaaagaagaaagaaagaaagaaagaaagaaagaaagaaagaaaaaagaaaggaggagggagggagggagggagggaggagagagggagggaagagaaaagaaagaaagaaagaaagaaagaaagaaagaaagaaagaaagaaagaaagaaagaaagaaagaaagaaaagaaagagagagagagagagagagagagaaagaaaagaaagaaagaaagaaagaaagaaagaaagaaagaaagaaaagaagaagaaagagagaaagagagaaagagagagaaaagagaaagagaaaaagagagaaagaaagaaagaaagaaagaaagaaagaaagaaagaaagaaagaaagaaagaaagaaagaaagaaagaaagaaagaaagaaagagagagaaggaaggaagaaagaaagaaagaaagaaagaaagagagagaaagagagaaagagagagaaaagagaagagaaaagaaagaaagaaagaaagaaagaaagaaagaaagaaagaaagaaagaaagaaagaaagaaagaaaggaaagaaggaaggaaaaagggaaggaaggaaggaaggaggaaggaaggaaggaaggaagagaaggggcgggaaggtggcgctacaggttaggtgtctgccttgcaagcggatggaccgtggttcgatccccggtgtcccatatggtcctcccaagccaggggtgatttctgagcacatagccaggagtaacccctgagcgtcaaacgggtgtggcccaaaaaccaaaaaaaaaaaaaaaaagaaagaagaaaaagaaagaaagaaagaaagaaagagaaagaaagaaagaaagaaagaaagaaagaaagaaaagaaagaaagaaagaaagaaagaggaagataaaaagatagaaaaggaagaaagaaataaaagaaagtaagaaagaaagagaaagaaggaaagaaggaaagaaagaaagaaagaaagaaagaaagaaagaagaaagaaagaaagagagagagagagagagaaagaaagaaagaaagaaagaaagaaagagaaaaagaaagaaagaaagaaagaaagaaagaaagaaaggaaggaaggaaggaaggaaggaaggaaggaggaaggaaggaaggaaggaaggaaggaaggaaggggccgggaaggtggcgctacaggttaggtgtctgccttgcaagcggatggaccgtggttcgatcccccggtgtcccatatggtcctcccaagccaggggtgatttctgagcacatagccaggagtaaccctgagcgtcaaacgggtgtggcccaaaaaccaaaaaaaaaaaaaagaaagaaaagaagaaagaagagagagagagagagagagaagaaagaaagaaagagaaaagaaagaaagaaaaagaaagaaagaaagaaagaaagaaaagaaagaaagaaagaaagaaagaaagaaagaaagaaaaagagaaaagaagaaagaaagaaagaaagaaggaaggaaagaaggaaagaaagaaggaaagaaagaaggaaagaaaaaaaagaaaaaaagcagagcaaggggccagagagatggtacagtggtagggcatttgccttgcacacagcctatttaggaagggtggtggttcgattcacagcatcccccccccttttttttgttttgttttgtttttgggtcacaactggccgtgctcaggggttaatcctggctctatgctcagaaattgctcctggcaggctcgaggaaccatatgggatgccgggattcgaaccaccatcctgcatgcaaggcaaacgctttacctccatgctatctctccggcccccaggagcaatttcttttcttttcttttttctttttgggggtgatTTGGgcccacccggtgatgctcaggcattactcctggctctgcagtcagaaatcgctcctggcttgggggaccatatgggacgccagaagatcgaaccgcgatccattacccacatgcaaggcaaacatcctactgctgtgccactgctctggcccttccaggagcaatttctgagtgcagagccaggagtaacccctgaacatcactgggtatggccccaaaacaaacaaacaaacaaaaaaaagcagacCAAATCCAGCTCAAGTAGCCTGTCTCTGTGTGTGCAAAGCCCATGGGTCACTCCCTGGGACTGTAGGTCTTGAAAGCACCAGCCACTttggggctctgtgctcagaaatcactcctggcaggctcgggagaccatacgggatgctggggatcaaacctgggtctgctacatgcaagggaaaacctacccactgtgctattgatccaggtctagaataaaacttttttttttttttttgctttttttgggccacactcgtgacactcagaggttactcctggctatgcactcagaaatcacccctggcttgggggaccatatggaacgccagggaattgaactgtggttcgtcctgggttagggagtgcaaggcaaacaccctactgcttgtgccaccgctcaggcccctagaATGAGATTTTTAAGGCAAGTTAGAAAAAGGCCAATCATACTTTAAACAGAATGTACTTCATCTATTAGACTGAACAGACTTTTATGCTGAAATGAGGGAGCCAGAGTCAACAAACATTCAGGCTGCAGAACCTTCTACTCACGAGTCATCGTATCTGACGCGCTTAATGGCATAAATCTTGTCGTCCACCTTGTGGCGAGCTTTGAACACCCGCCCGAACGCTCCATTGCCAATGGGTTCTATGTCGGTGAAGTCCTCCACAAACCTGAAGAAACAAAGGTGACGTTGCTACTACACGGTTACTCCTCACACTCACATATTCTCACGCTGACACCATTACACgctcatacacatatatacacacacattcacacacattaaCTCCCAATCTCACATTTATACCCTCACTCTCACACATGTAAGAGGATACCCAGCTATTAtaaatggcgcccgaacagggacctgaaccctgatCCCTCAGAGATGGTGCCCATGAAGACTTTGTGCTTATGATAGAATGATGATAGGGAGTGTTTGGTTTATTATCTTCCCCTCAGGCCCCAATAGTATcctatggcaccattccttttgcataggtgcattaaatagaaaaatactagaaactaagaggagttattatcTGTTACCACACACCCCATTCTTCGTGTTACCTTACTAAAAGAAAGACtgtcccatttctgggaggggtcttgggaaggttacaaaaggtttgacctcaggggcaaaaggggaaTTTGCCTGGATGGATaagtagcaggaggagagatggctggatTAAGCTAAACTGCAGGGCAATCTGAGaatagcatgcataaatggttatgatataggccacacatgttggccagggctgaataaagatgatctctctggagcctgactgcatgtgagtTCTCTACCTGCcgctctcctgaacccagatacccacCGGCTGGAGGGgttggagccacatggcctgggacggcagagaaaggcccctccgttcatcccatcaccatccaagcccatccaaagagcctttttattatttaattctacaattaTCCATTATAAATTAGGACTCAGTAATTTCTTGCTACAGGGGGCCTTCCACCCTGAGTATTTATTTACCTTGGTGACTTGACTTGAACATCAGCTGTTTACCCCTGAAACTTGGGTCCAGCACGGTTCTCTGCACCTACACCAGGAATCGACCATCTACTACTACATATCCTGGATCTGCACCAACTGGCCACAGCCTGGTCTCTCGTCTCAATATCTACAAAAGTTCTGGAGATCAGTGTCTCTCCCAACCATGAAGAGGGATGGGATAGACCCCCTTCTAACAGGACACTCTTATAGAGGATGAGAGGCCCAAGGCCACCTTCCCACTCATCATTTTGACTTGACCTTCTCATCTTTACATTGGTCAAGCCTAGGTAACTCTGACATTACAGGGAGATCATAAAGGTAGGTTGGTCTAGGAAAATTGAAGATCCTCTAGGAATAAATGAAACTCTTGGCATTTACTTGCCCCAGGATGGGCTAACCCGCTAACCTGACAGTGAAAACTGTTTTTGAGGAGATGCAGGAAAGACTTGAAGAAAGATTATGGGGTTAGACAAATGAGTGTACCTGGAGCCTGTAGATGGTCTTAAGGAAGGGTGCTTTGTGGTAGGGATATCCtggttttaggccaaaagttatttttttatattttaccacCTTTTGCTGtatctatgcaaaatattgctaacctttatctttatctttagaggCATCCGCCCTAATCTTAGAACCAGAGGAtgtaagttattttgtttttctatacagtcaattagggggagatgttggattacTGGCCCCTAAACAATATTCATACTCACCCTatggtgtgatctggtgatgggctcattggattatttcctacttgATATTCCTCTCCCACTCTAGGGTGTGGTCTCATTTTCgccaataaaagcaggggtctgaggaaggcagagactcattcttctgtcttcttccattaagctgctttccttcttaggagcagaaggcttgtgggATAGGATTTctggcttgagtgctggatttcctgaacctgttcttgtaccttttcactgtgtggattattgcctgcatcaatgtttgcttccagacctgcgtcACCAGGTCCTTGTTTTGGAGCATGAAGCTCCGATTATAATctatgaacccaaaacaaaggtgtatccccatcttcctctttcccataaatctCTCCTCTGATATGTAATAGTCCACCTGGACAGATACTTTTGTCTCTCTTGACCATCCCCCTCCTGGTGaattgggaattggtttaataaagaaagagtgaGTTCTGCTCGGCATCTAGAGATACCCCCAGGTGCAGACTGACTCcttgactctctcctgactggcttagcTTATTAATTCTtcgccactaccctgcttcttcagaccgtCTGTGTGGGGCTTACTAATAAGGTACTTAGGGTGATCCCACAAATtcatgggttttattttacaccCACACTCTCAGACACTCGCACACATTCACACAATAATTCACACACACGCTGACTCTCAGAAACTCACACTTAACACTCCTCCCTCtcacacttatatatatatacactcagaCACTCAGACAGTCACAAACTAACATACACTCGCAGTCACACATTCTCTtactctcacacactcacacattcgCACATACCCACAAACCCACATATTCACTCCAACATGGTCACACACACTGAAAGGTTCAGAGATGTGCCCCAGAAACAGGTCTTCCGAACGCAGCCCTGTGACAGCCCTCACCTCTTATTCTTGGTGTATGGGCTGTCTGATGTCGCTGTCCTGGAGATTCGGTCAGGGGTCCTCCTAGGAATGAAGAGAAAATCATGTGAAGTAAGATCTGCAGAGTGAAATAAAAGGGTGAGAAGACACAtgtctgggggccatatggtccctacatcttttttttgtttgtttttggggccacacttggtgacacccagggtttactcctggctatgcgctcagaaagtcgctcctggcttaggggaccatatgggacaccaggggatagaaccgtggtccgtcctaggctaacgcttacaaggcagacaccttacctctagcgccactgcgccaaTCCCTGGTCCTTACATCTTGAAAACTACCCACCCAGAGTTCCTCTGACCCCTGTGAGCTCCCCTTCTAGGGCCCCTCACAAACCTCATGGGTTCCCTGAAAttcctcttttgctgtgtcctttGTGCAGTGGGTCATGCGGCCTGCAGAAGGAAGGCCAATGCCATCTCAGTCAAGGAGAGACAAACTGCCCCTTACCTCAGAGCTGCCCTCTGTCCCTTTCATATACCtgccctctttccttttcctcacacCCATCCCTCCATCTTTGCTCACGGCTTGTCCCAGTTTCCTAGGCTCCTTTACGCCCTCCAGGCCCAATTTCTGACTTCAGCCCATCCACAAAGAACCATGTCCAGCCCTTCCCAagttcttctccctcttcctcaggACCTGTGCTCCCTCTTTGTCCTGTCTCAACTGACCCCCCTCCTTCCTCAGAACCCCCACCAGGCGTCTTTACCTCCTGTAGCCTCCACACAGGAGACATCTCTCTCAGCTCCTGTGGTGAGCATACCAAGCCACCTCTTTGCTGACATCCTTGCTGACATCTGACTGACTCTGCTGACATTCTTGCTCTTCTCGGAAAACAACCTGATTCACCACCCCTCACTGACTGTCCTTTGTTACCCCAAGTTATGACCCCTTCCCACCCTCCTCAGGAGACCCCCAATCCACCTGCTCCCCCAAGGGCAAGCCAGCCTTGAGTCCCGCCTTCCATCTCTGAGGCCTCCATGTCCACATGGGCCAGGCAAGAGTACACCTTCAGGCTAGTCATGGACCACTTTCTAGCTTTCCGTGAACCCCTGAAACCGGCTTTCACTCAAACCAGGGAGGACAATTCCCACAAACACCCAAGACCCAGTACTGAGGCTTTGACAGAAGAAAAGATCCATTTCCAGCAAAGCTGCAGAAGCACCAAACTCACCCCTCTGGCAGCTCTGGGGGGTCCCTGTGGTTCCTCTGGAACATAAGAGGAGGAAAGTCAGCTCAGCAAGATGGCTTCGGTGATCACCCTTTGCTATGTTGTAACCCTTCCCCGCCAACTTCCCCTTTCCCTGACCTCAttgtaacccttcccccaactttctttttccctgtGACTCCACCTCGCATGTTAcatgtatctttacctgcaagacccctcccattcctgggagtggtcttgggaaggtgagataaggctttgaccagagaggattaaggtCTTTGGGAAGGATGGAGGctggaggtgacatggatgaaagaagtaagatgcagggctacggggccgggcggtggcgctggaggtaaggtgcctgccttgcctgcgctagcctaggacggactgcggttcgatcccccggcgtcccatatggtcccctaagaagccaggagcaacttctgagcgcatagccaggagtaaaccctgagcatcacagggtgtggcccaaaaaccaaaaaaaaaaaaaaaaaaaagaaaagatgcaggGCTACCTgagaatggcatgcgtaaatggttagcagccacatctgtttggccagggctgaataaagatgttatctctctggaagcctgcctgtgagtgagttcaataccccgtcgctttcctggacccagacctgcCGGTTAACGGGGGATGGAGCCACATagctggggcctaaggacaaaggcctctaTCCACCATCCAAACCCATCATAAGGGCTCAATGCAACACCTAACCTCTTTTTTtagtatgtaaaagcccacctggattatagAACCTTGGCCTACCCTGGTGGGTGGCTTTCtagataataaagaaagagcatggctttgtgctctggagagaaagtacaaggcAAGAGGCAGCACAGGGCagtgagagcacatggcagatggaaaaagcacatggcagagaaaggccatgagaaaTAAAGCGAGTTGACTCCgaagaatatcttttctgacgGCTTGGTGTATTCTCTCTCGCCGCTACCATGCTTTCATCAGACTGAGGGGTTAGAAATACGGTGCCTGGGGCGGCCCCACCAACTCAtgaattacttttttatatttttattctacactgTGTCACCCTCTACTCCTTCACTATTTTGTTCTGGTGCGTGAACAACCTTGCCATATCTGCCTACTCATCTGTCTGTCTCCTTCTCAGTCCTCACAGAGATTGCATAAGTGTCTCCatatcatcacacacacacacacacacacacacacacacacacacacacacaaacacacagacagacGTGGTGGACAGGTCAAACATACCCATCGAGAGGCCCAATCTGTGCAAGGCCCAATGCTCCAGGGTGGAGAAAATTCTGGTGGGACTCAGATAATCCCTCAGGGGTATTCTGAGCTGATTACCAGTTAAAAATTgcagcgcagcggtagggtgtttgccttgcacactgccaacccagaatGAACCCAGTTggatccccgacattccatatggtgccccaagccaggggtgatttctgagtgtagagccaggagtaacccctgagcactgctgggtgtattccaaaaaccaaaaataaataaatacttgcagagcaggagctggagagacagtacaacaggcAGGTGCATCTAGATAAGTATGAATAAGGCCCTCACTCccaccagaactgatccctgaacatagagtcaggagcaagccttggcttcaaagaaacaaaacaaacaaaaaaaatcctctacaggggccagagctatagcataaagaagagggtgtttgccttgcatgcagctgactcaggttcgatccccaatatcctatagggtccactgagcctgccaggagcaattcctgagtgcagagccaggattaacttgaGTGTGCCCCcctacaccccccaaaaaataaaactaaaaatatggactggagcaacagcacagcggtaagtgcgtttgccttgcacgtggccaacacaggatggaccttggttcaaatcccccggcatcccatattgttccccgagcctatcaggtgtgacttctgagcacagagccaggagtaactcctcagcgccaccaggtgtgatccaaaaaccaaaattaaaataaaaagaacttaactaaaattaaatagaataaaaatagaaagaagtctCTCTTATTGAGACTAACTTTTTTCTCTAACCTAACAAGGATCAATCCTGGGGTCACACACCTGCAGGAGAAGTGTTCTGccctgtgtgtttgtttgtttgtttgttttgtgaatcTGAGGATCTAATCCAGGACCTTCTACACGAAAGTACATGCTCCTCCCAGCCCCAAACGGTTTTTTTTAAGCCCCTCTTAAGGGGCATTTGATATTGGCCCTGGTagaagcagcaagatcagaaacaTAGAGGAAGGCAGGAGGCAACAGCTGGGGAAGCGAGACAAAGTGGGAGACCAGGAAGAAGCGCCAGGAGACAAGACTGGAGCACGCACCGAGGATGGGGACGGGGACCCGTCACAGCTGCTACTGAGGTCTTTCCTGTCAGAGAAGCCACTTTCCGAGACCGAGTAGAAGGTGCTGCCAAACAGGGAGTAGGTGACTTAGTTTGGGAATTGGCCCTGTTTTCCGAGGCGCTGTTCCCTCCTCGAAACGCCCCATCCAGCCGCCCTCTTTCTTCCCTGCACACTGCTCTCTGGACTGCCCGAAGTTCATGGGTCTCACCTCCCACATGAGCCAGAACAGGAACCAAAGGACTGGCTCCCCGAACCCGAACTCAAGAATTGGCTCCCAGAATGGTTTCCATCGTCACTGGAGGAGCTGGTTCCCACAGAGTGCATGGAGATCTGGAAGAGATCagagtagggtgtgtgtgtgtgtgtgtctctgtgtgtctctgtgtgtgtctctgtgtgtctgtgtctgtgtgtctctgtgtgtctgtgtctgtgtgtttgtgtgtgtgtgtctgtgtgtgtgtgtaagtctgtgtgtctgtgtctgtgtgtttgtgtgtgtgtctgtgtgtttgtgtgtgtgtgtgtctgtgtgtgtctgtgtgtgtgtctgtgtgtcagATTGCTCCACGCTGGATCCCACAGCGCACATGGTCCCAGAAATCATAGTGACCCCCCATCCCTTCTTAAGGGTCCCCAAAAGCATTCCTGAAAGCATTGGGGGCCTGAGGACGGTCATCTACTGATCCTGACATCCACCTGCTGCAGGACTAAGTGTG
Coding sequences within:
- the EIF2AK2 gene encoding interferon-induced, double-stranded RNA-activated protein kinase, which produces MAESGRMIGFYMDILNRYRQKHNVDLKYQELTDHVDVQTPRFEIQVIIDGREFPKAESRTKKEAKNEAARMAVEILMTESADICPYLAQRRCTQGLSTGNHVGLINTFTQKRGLKATYECCEGSDSRNRFQYKCKIEGNVYGFGEATSKQDAKQKAAKMAYEKLLEEQTPNRCSGRANPNQPQISMHSVGTSSSSDDGNHSGSQFLSSGSGSQSFGSCSGSCGSTFYSVSESGFSDRKDLSSSCDGSPSPSSRNHRDPPELPEGRTPDRISRTATSDSPYTKNKRFVEDFTDIEPIGNGAFGRVFKARHKVDDKIYAIKRVRYDDSKVEREVKALAKLRHPNIIVYHSCWCGVDDHLDEEGDLRSEVDCLFILMEYCGKNLEEWIYGRKGCALDKALALDFFEQIVTGVNFIHEQNFIHRDLKPSNIFLVDEKQIKIGDFGLVTILTNDSSRTTETGTPLYMSPEQHSSMNYGNGVDIYALGVIFIELTQFCKTHQEVIKMLDSIKERKFPAEFDIREKCLLEKLLSNDISERPSASKVLSTLKEWRNAAKKMHRTV